In the genome of Lacerta agilis isolate rLacAgi1 chromosome 2, rLacAgi1.pri, whole genome shotgun sequence, one region contains:
- the LOC117041881 gene encoding protein SSUH2 homolog, whose product MAQIPGPHAAPIYNTGNISGYEGTTAAEWKHCLPPPNLFPGHGGGQQPPQRTWNVPAISEDEAKEAFIQYASSKCCYSTDPAKEMVFDDLQSFNTYRYKLETFTESRSSEYKAEPYGGGAVDSYLHGTPPLPWDVRADAPGMFREKTQRIRVPHTSALTACPTCGSTGRRHCSKCNGNSKQQCGSCRGRGVRFVDDTCDQCLGSGTENCQECSGMGTTVCNDCEGKGQLLSFIELQVEWKNNVYEYVADERSGFPIELFKTVTGETLFVDDSPMVYPVISFPDGGVSQASRNAVEHHQAQFAPTRRILRQRQTIELILLTRVQYLWHGKLYSFYVYGKERKVHADDYPQKCCCTIL is encoded by the exons ATGGCTCAGATCCCAGGACCTCACGCTGCTCCTATTTATAACACAGGCAACATATCTGGCTATGAAGGCACAACTGCTGCAG AGTGGAAACATTGCCTGCCTCCACCTAACTTGTTTCCTGGACATGGAGGTGGGCAACAGCCGCCCCAGAGAACGTGGAA CGTTCCTGCCATTTCAGAAGATGAAGCCAAAGAAGCTTTTATCCAGTACGCTTCCAGCAAGTGCTGCTATAGCACAGATCCAGCCAAAGAGATGGTGTTCGATGACCTACAGTCATTCAATACCTACAGA TATAAACTGGAGACCTTCACTGAATCAAGATCCTCTGAATATAAGGCGGAACCTTATGGGG GTGGAGCAGTAGATTCCTACCTGCATGGGACACCTCCTTTGCCTTGGGATGTGAGAGCAGACGCTCCTGGCATGTTCCGAGAGAAAACCCAGAGAATCAGAGTGCCTCATACATCAGCATTAACG GCTTGCCCAACATGTGGATCGACTGGTAGGCGTCACTGCAGTAAATGCAATGGCAACAGCAAG CAACAGTGTGGGAGTTGTCGTGGAAGAGGAGTCCGGTTTGTGGATGACACATGTGACCAATGTTTGGGAAGTGGAACTGAAAA TTGCCAGGAGTGTTCTGGTATGGGAACAACAGTCTGCAACGATTGTGAAGGAAAAGGACAACTGCTGTCGTTCATTGAGCTGCAAGTTGAATG GAAGAACAATGTTTATGAATATGTGGCAGATGAAAGATCTGGATTTCCTATCGAACTCTTCAAAACGGTTACTGGAGAGACGTTGTTTGTTGACGACAGCCCTATG GTATATCCAGTCATTAGTTTCCCTGATGGTGGCGTCAGTCAAGCCTCCAGAAATGCCGTTGAACACCACCAAGCTCAGTTTGCACCTACAAGGCGGATACTGAGGCAG AGGCAAACAATTGAGCTGATACTTCTCACCAGGGTACAATATTTATGGCATGGAAAACTTTACTCCTTCTATGTTTATGGCAAGGAACGCAAGGTGCATGCGGATGATTATCCACAGAAGTGTTGCTGTACCATCCTGTGA